The Thermanaerovibrio acidaminovorans DSM 6589 genome contains a region encoding:
- a CDS encoding dynamin family protein — translation MSSPLLLALRRLEALDLQPSHREVLEEVRSRLSRGRLYVAAVGEFKRGKSTLLNALVGSLVLPTGALPLTNVITLLEHGEPGLTVTFRDGSTRDLPIDQLQSFVSEDLNPGNRLQVRWALVRCPSPFLQGGLVLVDTPGFESLHSSQTQEAREYLPRIDLALFALSVDSPMSAREMALLKDLSSTVPEVILVLNKIDFLSRDELDRMIRYLSSAVERELSRPLPVFPVSARLSHQDPFAWGLAALREHLSSTLKSQGTRIQLSANERRLLSVVGSISASASVELDSLRQPVQVLKDRIDRFLSGVEELRLRRSDAEALVMKDVDSLVARMDRELDRLRRDLPDLVVQRLQDQARRISASSRGDMARAAEEAMDLKSAAQDRLEERGRELTHLLRQLEEIEREISPRD, via the coding sequence TGGACCTTCAACCCTCCCACCGGGAGGTGCTGGAGGAGGTGCGCTCCAGGCTCTCCCGGGGCCGACTCTACGTGGCGGCGGTGGGGGAGTTCAAGCGGGGCAAGTCCACCCTGCTCAACGCCCTGGTGGGATCCTTGGTGCTCCCCACCGGCGCTCTACCCCTCACCAACGTGATAACCCTCCTGGAGCACGGGGAACCGGGCCTAACGGTCACCTTCCGGGACGGCTCCACCCGGGACCTGCCAATCGATCAGCTCCAGTCCTTCGTCTCCGAGGACCTGAACCCGGGCAACCGCCTCCAGGTCCGCTGGGCCCTGGTCAGGTGCCCCTCCCCCTTCCTCCAGGGGGGCCTGGTCCTGGTGGACACCCCGGGCTTCGAGAGCCTCCACTCCTCCCAGACCCAGGAGGCCCGGGAGTACCTCCCCCGCATAGACCTGGCCCTGTTCGCCCTCTCGGTGGACTCCCCCATGTCCGCCAGGGAGATGGCGCTGCTCAAGGACCTGTCATCCACCGTCCCGGAGGTCATCCTGGTGCTCAACAAGATCGACTTCCTCTCCCGGGATGAGCTGGACCGGATGATCCGCTACCTATCCTCCGCGGTGGAGCGGGAGCTCTCCCGCCCCTTGCCGGTCTTCCCCGTCTCCGCCCGGCTCAGCCACCAGGACCCGTTCGCCTGGGGCCTTGCGGCCCTGAGGGAGCACCTGTCCTCCACCCTCAAGTCCCAGGGGACCCGGATCCAGCTCTCCGCCAACGAAAGGCGCCTGCTCTCCGTGGTGGGCTCCATCTCCGCCTCCGCCTCGGTGGAGCTGGACTCCCTGAGACAGCCGGTCCAGGTCCTGAAGGACCGGATAGACCGGTTCCTGTCCGGCGTGGAGGAGCTTCGGCTGCGCAGGTCCGACGCGGAGGCGCTGGTCATGAAGGACGTGGACTCCCTGGTGGCCCGGATGGACCGGGAGCTAGATCGCCTGAGGCGGGATCTCCCGGATCTGGTGGTCCAACGCCTCCAGGACCAGGCCCGCCGGATATCCGCCTCCTCCCGGGGGGACATGGCCCGGGCGGCGGAGGAGGCCATGGACCTAAAGTCCGCCGCCCAGGACCGGCTGGAGGAGCGGGGCCGGGAGCTGACCCACCTCCTCCGGCAGCTTGAGGAGATAGAGCGGGAGATATCCCCCCGGGACTAG
- the folE2 gene encoding GTP cyclohydrolase FolE2, with protein MRDLQSERDLRGIGLNRVGVRGIKRPMEVLSMEGPALHTVGRFCAFTDLPPDVRGSHMSRIAQLVLQWDGRVPCPSSARELLSSLSSSLGASASEAEVRFPFFVPKASPVTRIPCPLEVRCRVLASLRGEDLSFRLAVKVPVKTLCPCSREISSFGAHNQRAHVTIEVGSRRMIWIEELVAVAEENASSPVYPVLKRQDERFVTEGAYMRPRFVEDLARDCAARLLEDPRVESLRVRVVSHESIHDHDAVAEVIRP; from the coding sequence GTGAGGGACCTCCAGTCCGAACGGGACCTGAGGGGCATAGGCCTGAACCGGGTGGGGGTCCGGGGGATCAAGCGGCCCATGGAGGTGCTATCCATGGAGGGACCCGCGCTACACACCGTGGGGCGCTTCTGCGCCTTCACCGACCTGCCGCCGGACGTGCGGGGCTCCCACATGAGCAGGATAGCCCAGCTGGTCCTCCAGTGGGACGGCCGGGTCCCCTGCCCCTCATCCGCCCGGGAGCTGCTCTCCTCCCTGTCCTCCTCCCTGGGGGCCAGCGCCTCCGAGGCGGAGGTCCGGTTCCCCTTCTTCGTCCCCAAGGCCTCGCCGGTGACCCGGATCCCCTGCCCCCTGGAGGTCCGGTGCCGGGTCCTGGCCTCCCTCCGGGGGGAGGACCTGTCCTTCCGCCTGGCGGTGAAGGTGCCGGTGAAGACCCTCTGCCCATGCTCCCGGGAGATATCCAGCTTCGGGGCCCACAACCAGCGGGCCCACGTCACCATAGAGGTGGGATCCCGGCGCATGATCTGGATCGAGGAGCTGGTGGCGGTGGCGGAGGAGAACGCCTCGTCCCCGGTCTACCCGGTGCTCAAGCGCCAGGACGAACGGTTCGTAACCGAAGGGGCCTACATGAGGCCCCGGTTCGTGGAGGACCTGGCCAGGGACTGCGCCGCCCGGCTCTTGGAGGACCCCCGGGTGGAGTCCCTCAGGGTCCGGGTGGTTAGCCACGAGAGCATCCACGACCACGACGCGGTGGCGGAGGTGATCCGGCCATGA
- a CDS encoding DUF72 domain-containing protein, producing the protein MRIGLCALKDLKGRDRRAPLEAPFGALEVGSTFYALPRAEAVFRISVSVPKGFLLGVKAFGLFTHHPVRSQALPAWARPQGADRVLRHMVPPRVRRRLYAAFLEALEPLRSSGKLGYLLFQFPPSFEPSGEALDYLSAIRELSPGWPLAVELRNPRWFASGPLEGLLETARDQNLALVGADLSPHGAMPWHLTATWGAIARLHGRGTGGGPFPTPEERGNYVYPAQELRPWRDLALRHAQRVPRVFVMFNNCVGGSALKSALAMAGLLGLGEGTPSQTRLGL; encoded by the coding sequence GTGCGGATCGGTCTTTGCGCCCTGAAGGACCTGAAGGGCCGGGACAGGCGGGCCCCCCTGGAGGCCCCCTTCGGGGCCCTGGAGGTGGGGTCCACCTTTTACGCCCTGCCCAGGGCGGAGGCGGTCTTCCGGATCTCCGTGTCGGTCCCCAAGGGCTTCCTACTGGGGGTCAAGGCCTTCGGCCTCTTCACCCACCACCCGGTGAGGTCCCAGGCCCTGCCCGCCTGGGCCAGGCCCCAGGGGGCGGATCGGGTGCTCCGCCACATGGTTCCCCCCAGGGTCCGCCGGAGGCTCTATGCCGCCTTCCTGGAGGCGCTGGAGCCCCTCCGGTCCTCCGGAAAGCTGGGGTACCTGCTCTTCCAGTTCCCCCCATCCTTCGAGCCCTCCGGGGAGGCGCTGGACTACCTCTCCGCCATCCGGGAGCTCTCCCCCGGCTGGCCCCTGGCGGTGGAGCTGAGGAACCCCCGGTGGTTCGCCTCGGGCCCACTGGAGGGGCTGCTTGAGACCGCCCGGGATCAGAACCTGGCCCTGGTTGGAGCCGATCTTTCCCCCCATGGGGCCATGCCCTGGCACCTCACCGCCACCTGGGGTGCCATAGCCCGCCTCCACGGGAGGGGCACCGGCGGTGGACCCTTCCCCACCCCGGAGGAGCGGGGGAACTACGTGTACCCCGCCCAGGAGCTGAGGCCTTGGAGGGACCTGGCGCTGCGGCACGCCCAGCGGGTGCCCCGGGTCTTCGTCATGTTCAACAACTGCGTGGGGGGTAGCGCCCTCAAGTCCGCCCTGGCCATGGCGGGCCTCCTGGGACTGGGGGAGGGTACCCCATCCCAGACCCGGCTGGGGCTGTGA
- the queD gene encoding 6-carboxytetrahydropterin synthase QueD, translating to MKLKRRFSFSAAHWLPRYKGRCEALHGHTYSFVITLEGSPDPEGMIMDFTELKGLVEEMVLSRLDHSCLNDLLEQPTAEALSRWIFEALADRLEAPNRRLESVEVFESPDCSALFLREDRR from the coding sequence ATGAAGCTCAAGAGGCGCTTCAGCTTCAGCGCCGCCCACTGGTTGCCCAGGTACAAGGGCCGGTGCGAGGCCCTGCACGGGCACACCTACTCGTTCGTGATCACCCTGGAGGGCTCCCCGGACCCGGAGGGGATGATAATGGACTTCACGGAGCTCAAGGGACTGGTGGAGGAGATGGTCCTCTCCAGGCTGGACCACTCGTGCCTCAACGACCTGCTGGAACAGCCCACCGCCGAGGCGTTGAGCCGGTGGATCTTCGAGGCCCTGGCGGACCGGCTGGAGGCCCCCAACCGACGCCTGGAGTCCGTGGAGGTCTTCGAGAGCCCCGACTGCTCCGCCCTGTTCCTCCGGGAGGACCGGCGGTGA
- a CDS encoding glutamine synthetase III, whose product MGDRPTCVFGCDVFDRRAMRERLPREVYARLLEVMEGTGKLDEAIAGVIASAMKEWAVSRGATHYAHWFHPRNEMTAEKHMAFLTVDGDGTPLESFSAFELIQGEPDASSFPCGSVRSTFEARGYTAWDPSSPAFVVRSERGGTLCVPSVFIAFDGTPLDMKTPLLRALSALEGRALRISRLFGNRGVRWIKMTCGAEQEFFLIDSDRARRRPDILHCGRTLIGAEPPKGQQMEDHYFGSIHHRALGYMEEVEEELLRLGVAVKTRHNEVAPCQFEFAPQHCEANLACDQNQVMMLTMRRLAHRHGLRLLLHEKPFANLNGSGKHVNFSLVDSEGRNLLSPSSNPRRNVQFLTYLAAFVLGLWEHGGLLRAATACPGNTHRLGGHEAPPVIMSIYLGEVITRVLDRIDEEIDQIGGRRPMDLGLNRLPSIRADNTDRNRTAPIAFTGNKLEFRSPGSSQSIAGPLTMLAAIWARGLDWIGDRMEARIASGMEPKDAALEAVREAVRVARGVIFEGNCYSPEWEAEARRRGLLVAKGPTEALSRLIARENVELLSSLKVMSPGECETFCQTRLEQHVKWTRIEMGVMRSMLLEGVLPALKRSAALEAEALSAFRAAGLSPKGDPLEALLGDLEAVRDGVRGLEGSMEDLKAQPDLFEACRASEECVEVMNRIREAVDRAEEACPWDLWPYPRYRELLSLG is encoded by the coding sequence ATGGGAGATAGGCCTACATGCGTGTTCGGATGCGACGTCTTCGACCGGCGGGCCATGAGGGAGCGGCTTCCCCGGGAGGTGTACGCCCGGCTCCTGGAGGTGATGGAGGGGACCGGCAAGCTGGACGAGGCCATCGCGGGGGTCATAGCCTCCGCCATGAAGGAGTGGGCGGTGTCTCGGGGGGCCACCCACTACGCCCACTGGTTCCATCCCCGGAACGAGATGACCGCGGAGAAGCACATGGCGTTCCTCACCGTGGACGGGGACGGGACCCCGCTGGAGTCCTTCAGCGCCTTCGAGCTGATCCAGGGGGAGCCGGACGCATCCAGCTTCCCCTGCGGGAGCGTCAGGTCCACCTTCGAGGCCCGGGGGTACACCGCCTGGGATCCCTCCAGCCCCGCCTTCGTGGTGCGGAGCGAGCGGGGGGGCACCCTATGCGTGCCGTCGGTTTTCATCGCCTTCGACGGGACGCCGCTGGACATGAAGACCCCGCTCCTTCGGGCCCTGAGCGCCCTGGAGGGGCGGGCCTTAAGGATATCCCGCCTGTTCGGCAACCGGGGGGTCCGGTGGATAAAGATGACCTGCGGGGCGGAGCAGGAGTTCTTCCTCATCGACTCCGACCGGGCCAGGAGGCGGCCGGACATCCTCCACTGTGGACGGACCCTGATAGGGGCGGAGCCCCCCAAGGGCCAGCAGATGGAGGACCACTACTTCGGGTCCATCCACCACCGGGCGCTGGGGTACATGGAGGAGGTGGAGGAGGAGCTGCTGCGGCTGGGGGTGGCGGTGAAGACCCGGCACAACGAGGTGGCCCCCTGTCAGTTCGAGTTCGCCCCCCAGCACTGCGAGGCCAACCTGGCGTGCGACCAGAACCAGGTGATGATGCTCACCATGCGGCGGCTGGCCCACAGGCACGGGCTGAGGCTGCTCCTCCACGAGAAGCCCTTCGCCAACCTGAACGGCAGCGGCAAGCACGTGAACTTCTCCCTGGTGGACAGCGAGGGGCGGAACCTGCTCTCCCCCTCGTCGAACCCCCGCCGGAACGTGCAGTTCCTCACGTACCTGGCGGCCTTCGTGCTGGGGCTCTGGGAGCACGGGGGGCTTCTCAGGGCCGCCACCGCGTGTCCTGGGAACACCCATCGCCTGGGAGGGCACGAGGCGCCGCCGGTGATCATGAGCATCTACCTGGGGGAGGTGATAACCCGGGTGCTGGACCGGATAGACGAGGAGATCGACCAGATCGGGGGCAGGCGTCCCATGGACCTGGGGCTCAATCGGCTACCATCCATCCGAGCGGACAACACGGACCGGAACCGGACCGCCCCCATAGCCTTCACGGGGAACAAGCTTGAGTTCCGCTCCCCGGGCTCGTCCCAGTCCATCGCGGGGCCCCTCACCATGCTGGCCGCCATCTGGGCCAGGGGGCTGGACTGGATAGGGGACCGGATGGAGGCCAGGATCGCCTCCGGCATGGAGCCCAAGGACGCGGCGCTGGAGGCGGTGAGGGAGGCGGTCCGGGTGGCCCGGGGGGTCATCTTCGAGGGGAACTGCTACAGCCCCGAGTGGGAGGCGGAGGCTCGGAGGAGGGGGCTTCTGGTGGCCAAGGGACCCACCGAGGCCCTGTCCCGGCTGATAGCCCGGGAGAACGTGGAGCTTTTGAGCTCCCTGAAGGTCATGTCTCCCGGGGAGTGCGAGACCTTCTGCCAGACCCGGCTGGAACAGCACGTGAAGTGGACCCGGATAGAGATGGGGGTCATGAGGTCCATGCTGCTGGAGGGGGTACTGCCCGCCCTCAAGCGCAGCGCCGCCCTGGAGGCGGAGGCCCTTAGTGCGTTCAGGGCCGCTGGGCTCTCCCCCAAGGGGGACCCGCTGGAGGCCCTGCTGGGGGACCTGGAGGCGGTCCGGGATGGGGTGAGGGGCCTCGAGGGCTCCATGGAGGACCTCAAGGCCCAGCCGGACCTCTTCGAGGCCTGCCGGGCCTCGGAGGAGTGCGTGGAGGTGATGAACCGGATCCGGGAGGCGGTGGACCGGGCGGAGGAGGCCTGTCCCTGGGATCTGTGGCCCTACCCCCGCTACCGGGAGCTGCTCTCCCTGGGCTAG